One segment of Phragmites australis chromosome 13, lpPhrAust1.1, whole genome shotgun sequence DNA contains the following:
- the LOC133888379 gene encoding beta-fructofuranosidase 1-like isoform X1: protein MFISPHFSLVSIMGTHTPLLPDTDPPRAPAGARQKRQSSTVFLAVVVSTVLLLALAAVMVFATQHDDGQGAAMPAGDVAVGRVMEVAASRGVVEGVSEKSTAPLLGGALRDYAWTNVMLAWQRTAFHFQPPKNWMNDPNGPLYHKGWYHLFYQWNPYSAVWGNITWGHAVSRDLIHWLHLPLAMVPDHWYDANGVWSGSATRLPDGRIVMLYTGSTKESVQVQNLAEPADPSDPLLLEWVKSEANPVLVPPPGIGLTDFRDPTTAWRNSNDSAWRITIGSKDRDHAGLALVYRTEDFVRYDPLPTLMHVVQGTGMWECVDFYPVAAADPAAEDGLETSTAPVPGVKHVLKASLDDDNAIGTYDAKTDTWTPDDAENDVGIGLRYDYGKFYASKTFYDPVRRRRVLWGWIGETDSERADILKGWSSVQSIPRTVLLDTKTGSNLLQWPVVEVENLRMRGKSFDGVVLDRGSIVPLVVGKATQLDIEAVFEVDASAVESVMEADVAYNCSTSAGAAGRGLLGPFGLLVLADEDLSEWIAVYFYLAKGTDGSLKTFFCQDELRSSKANDLVKRIYGSLVPVLNGENLSVRILVDHSIVESFAQGGRTCITSRVYPTKPIYESARVLLFNNATNVRVTAKSLKIWELNSAYIRPYSSSLE, encoded by the exons ATGTTCATCTCTCCCCATTTCTCTCTCGTCTCCATCATGGGAACGCACACGCCGCTGCTCCCGGACACCGACCCtccgcgtgcccccgccggcgCAAGGCAGAAACGACAGTCGTCGACCGTTTTCCTCGCCGTCGTCGTTTCTACCGTGCTCCTGCTCGCCCTCGCGGCGGTTATGGTCTTCGCGACGCAGCACGACGACGGGCAGGGGGCCGCCATGCCCGCGGGCGACGTCGCCGTGGGCCGCGTAATGGAGGTGGCCGCCTCCCGCGGCGTGGTGGAGGGCGTGTCGGAGAAGTCCACGGCCCCGCTCCTCGGCGGCGCGCTCCGGGACTACGCCTGGACCAACGTGATGCTGGCGTGGCAGCGCACGGCGTTCCATTTCCAGCCCCCCAAGAATTGGATGAACG ATCCCAACG GTCCATTGTACCACAAGGGCTGGTACCACCTGTTCTACCAATGGAACCCGTACTCGGCGGTGTGGGGCAACATCACCTGGGGCCACGCCGTGTCGCGCGACCTCATCCACTGGCTGCACCTGCCGCTCGCCATGGTGCCCGACCACTGGTACGACGCCAACGGCGTCTGGTCCGGGTCCGCAACGCGGCTCCCGGACGGCCGGATCGTCATGCTCTACACCGGCTCCACGAAGGAGTCGGTGCAGGTGCAGAACCTGGCCGAGCCGGCCGACCCGTCCGACCCGCTGCTGCTGGAGTGGGTCAAGTCGGAGGCGAACCCGGTGCTGGTGCCGCCGCCGGGCATCGGGCTGACAGACTTCCGCGATCCGACGACGGCGTGGCGGAACTCGAACGACTCAGCTTGGCGCATCACCATCGGGTCCAAGGACCGGGACCACGCCGGGCTGGCGCTGGTGTACAGGACGGAGGACTTCGTGCGCTACGACCCGCTGCCCACGCTGATGCACGTCGTGCAGGGCACCGGCATGTGGGAGTGCGTGGACTTCTACCCTGTGGCAGCCGCGGACCCGGCCGCCGAGGACGGGCTCGAGACGTCCACGGCGCCTGTCCCTGGGGTGAAGCACGTGCTCAAGGCCAGCCTCGACGACGACAACGCCATCGGCACCTACGACGCCAAGACCGACACTTGGACGCCCGACGACGCGGAGAACGACGTCGGGATCGGGCTCCGGTACGACTACGGCAAGTTCTACGCATCCAAGACGTTCTACGACCccgtccggcggcggcgcgtgcTGTGGGGGTGGATCGGCGAGACCGACAGCGAGCGCGCGGACATCCTCAAGGGCTGGTCCTCCGTGCAG TCAATTCCGAGGACGGTCCTCCTGGACACCAAGACCGGCAGCAACCTGCTCCAGTGGCccgtggtggaggtggagaacCTCCGGATGCGGGGCAAGAGCTTCGACGGCGTCGTCCTGGATCGCGGCTCGATCGTGCCCCTGGTCGTCGGCAAGGCAACACAG CTGGACATTGAGGCCGTGTTCGAGGTGGACGCGTCGGCCGTGGAGAGCGTGATGGAGGCCGACGTGGCGTACAACTGCAGCACCAGCGCTGGCGCGGCGGGgcggggcctgctgggcccgttCGGGCTGCTCGTGCTGGCCGACGAGGACTTGTCGGAGTGGATCGCCGTCTACTTCTACCTGGCCAAGGGCACGGACGGCAGCCTCAAAACTTTCTTCTGCCAAGACGAGCTCAG GTCATCAAAGGCGAACGATCTAGTCAAGAGGATCTACGGAAGCTTGGTACCTGTACTTAATGGGGAAAATCTTTCAGTAAGAATACTG GTTGATCACTCCATAGTTGAGAGCTTTGCTCAAGGAGGAAGGACGTGCATTACGTCGCGCGTGTACCCTACAAAACCAATCTACGAATCTGCCCGCGTACTCCTATTCAACAATGCTACAAACGTTCGCGTCACGGCAAAATCGCTCAAGATCTGGGAGCTCAACTCAGCTTACATCCGACCGTATTCAAGTTCACTTGAGTAG
- the LOC133887677 gene encoding protein YABBY 5-like — translation MMSSVPETFGLDHHLAQPPAEQEQLCYVHCNFCDTILAVGVPCSSLFKTVTVRCGHCANLLSVNLRGLLLPAAAAAANQLPFGQALLSPISPHGLLDEMPFHAPSLMSTEPASACVSTITSSNNSCGGNNASAMSMAPPAKPALQEPQLPKSGVSGNRPAEKRQRVPSAYNRFIKDEIQRIKASNPDITHREAFSAAAKNWAHFPHIHFGLMPDQGLKKTSIQNQDGGECMLFKDGLYAAAAAAAAATAASGMGIAPF, via the exons ATGATGTCGTCCGTGCCGGAGACCTTCGGCCTGGACCACCACCTCGCGCAGCCGCCCGCCGAGCAGGAGCAGCTCTGCTACGTGCACTGCAACTTCTGCGATACCATCCTCGCG GTGGGCGTGCCGTGCAGCAGTCTGTTCAAGACGGTCACCGTGCGGTGCGGCCACTGCGCCAACCTGCTCTCCGTCAACCTCCGAGGCCTCCTGCTCCCggcggccgccgctgccgccaacCAGCTCCCCTTCGGCCAGGCTCTCCTCTCCCCCATCTCCCCACACGGCTTACTT GATGAGATGCCGTTCCATGCACCGAGCCTGATGAGTACTGAACCGGCGAGCGCCTGCGTAAGCACCATCACGAGCAGCAACAACAGTTGCGGTGGCAACAACGCGTCGGCCATGTCGATGGCGCCACCGGCGAAACCTGCACTGCAGGAGCCGCAGCTGCCCAAGAGCGGGGTGTCAGGGAACAGAC CTGCAGAGAAGCGGCAGAGAGTTCCTTCCGCGTACAACCGATTCATCAA AGATGAGATCCAGCGCATCAAGGCCAGCAATCCGGACATCACCCACAGGGAGGCTTTCAGCGCGGCTGCCAAGAAC TGGGCCCATTTCCCACACATCCATTTCGGTCTGATGCCGGATCAGGGCCTGAAGAAGACCTCCATCCAAAACCAG GACGGAGGTGAATGCATGCTTTTCAAGGACGGTCTCTAcgcagcagccgccgcagcagcagcagccacagcGGCATCTGGCATGGGCATTGCTCCGTTCTAA
- the LOC133888379 gene encoding beta-fructofuranosidase 1-like isoform X2, whose product MGPLYHKGWYHLFYQWNPYSAVWGNITWGHAVSRDLIHWLHLPLAMVPDHWYDANGVWSGSATRLPDGRIVMLYTGSTKESVQVQNLAEPADPSDPLLLEWVKSEANPVLVPPPGIGLTDFRDPTTAWRNSNDSAWRITIGSKDRDHAGLALVYRTEDFVRYDPLPTLMHVVQGTGMWECVDFYPVAAADPAAEDGLETSTAPVPGVKHVLKASLDDDNAIGTYDAKTDTWTPDDAENDVGIGLRYDYGKFYASKTFYDPVRRRRVLWGWIGETDSERADILKGWSSVQSIPRTVLLDTKTGSNLLQWPVVEVENLRMRGKSFDGVVLDRGSIVPLVVGKATQLDIEAVFEVDASAVESVMEADVAYNCSTSAGAAGRGLLGPFGLLVLADEDLSEWIAVYFYLAKGTDGSLKTFFCQDELRSSKANDLVKRIYGSLVPVLNGENLSVRILVDHSIVESFAQGGRTCITSRVYPTKPIYESARVLLFNNATNVRVTAKSLKIWELNSAYIRPYSSSLE is encoded by the exons ATGG GTCCATTGTACCACAAGGGCTGGTACCACCTGTTCTACCAATGGAACCCGTACTCGGCGGTGTGGGGCAACATCACCTGGGGCCACGCCGTGTCGCGCGACCTCATCCACTGGCTGCACCTGCCGCTCGCCATGGTGCCCGACCACTGGTACGACGCCAACGGCGTCTGGTCCGGGTCCGCAACGCGGCTCCCGGACGGCCGGATCGTCATGCTCTACACCGGCTCCACGAAGGAGTCGGTGCAGGTGCAGAACCTGGCCGAGCCGGCCGACCCGTCCGACCCGCTGCTGCTGGAGTGGGTCAAGTCGGAGGCGAACCCGGTGCTGGTGCCGCCGCCGGGCATCGGGCTGACAGACTTCCGCGATCCGACGACGGCGTGGCGGAACTCGAACGACTCAGCTTGGCGCATCACCATCGGGTCCAAGGACCGGGACCACGCCGGGCTGGCGCTGGTGTACAGGACGGAGGACTTCGTGCGCTACGACCCGCTGCCCACGCTGATGCACGTCGTGCAGGGCACCGGCATGTGGGAGTGCGTGGACTTCTACCCTGTGGCAGCCGCGGACCCGGCCGCCGAGGACGGGCTCGAGACGTCCACGGCGCCTGTCCCTGGGGTGAAGCACGTGCTCAAGGCCAGCCTCGACGACGACAACGCCATCGGCACCTACGACGCCAAGACCGACACTTGGACGCCCGACGACGCGGAGAACGACGTCGGGATCGGGCTCCGGTACGACTACGGCAAGTTCTACGCATCCAAGACGTTCTACGACCccgtccggcggcggcgcgtgcTGTGGGGGTGGATCGGCGAGACCGACAGCGAGCGCGCGGACATCCTCAAGGGCTGGTCCTCCGTGCAG TCAATTCCGAGGACGGTCCTCCTGGACACCAAGACCGGCAGCAACCTGCTCCAGTGGCccgtggtggaggtggagaacCTCCGGATGCGGGGCAAGAGCTTCGACGGCGTCGTCCTGGATCGCGGCTCGATCGTGCCCCTGGTCGTCGGCAAGGCAACACAG CTGGACATTGAGGCCGTGTTCGAGGTGGACGCGTCGGCCGTGGAGAGCGTGATGGAGGCCGACGTGGCGTACAACTGCAGCACCAGCGCTGGCGCGGCGGGgcggggcctgctgggcccgttCGGGCTGCTCGTGCTGGCCGACGAGGACTTGTCGGAGTGGATCGCCGTCTACTTCTACCTGGCCAAGGGCACGGACGGCAGCCTCAAAACTTTCTTCTGCCAAGACGAGCTCAG GTCATCAAAGGCGAACGATCTAGTCAAGAGGATCTACGGAAGCTTGGTACCTGTACTTAATGGGGAAAATCTTTCAGTAAGAATACTG GTTGATCACTCCATAGTTGAGAGCTTTGCTCAAGGAGGAAGGACGTGCATTACGTCGCGCGTGTACCCTACAAAACCAATCTACGAATCTGCCCGCGTACTCCTATTCAACAATGCTACAAACGTTCGCGTCACGGCAAAATCGCTCAAGATCTGGGAGCTCAACTCAGCTTACATCCGACCGTATTCAAGTTCACTTGAGTAG